Proteins encoded within one genomic window of Amycolatopsis nigrescens CSC17Ta-90:
- a CDS encoding NlpC/P60 family protein: METVPNRRGEPAPAGARWLVAAAFGLAALLGTAGTALAVPPPPPNPSDSEIDSGRAEANARAGEVGQLTNQLAEAEARLSDLQADVELKLEEANKAMVDLQAAEDAAGQAKQDADNARTESDAAAAAIESARADLDRFVAGSYQQGSTIGSISAYLDSDSPKNLLARAQLLAAVGGSRFDALKGMERAQTEKANKDSIARKKLEIAQEKQAEAEQAKGNADSAQTAAMQAQDSQAVRNTQLEADKSKVEQRLYEAQSAVSGLQGQRQRYQDWQAQKQREEEEAARRAAEAASASDSGGGNDRPSSGSNGGAPSRSKPSSGPAGASLEAVIARAMAQRGLPYAWGGGNASGPTRGIRDGGVADRFGDYRKIGFDCSGLMIYAFAGVKGLPHYSGYQYNAGRKVPLSQMRRGDMLFWGGRGGIHHVALYLGNGQMVEAPQSGSVVKVSSVRYGGIMPYATRLIG; encoded by the coding sequence GTGGAGACCGTGCCGAACAGGCGAGGTGAACCGGCGCCGGCCGGCGCGCGATGGTTGGTGGCCGCGGCCTTCGGGCTCGCGGCGTTGCTCGGTACCGCGGGCACCGCGCTGGCGGTGCCACCGCCGCCACCCAACCCGAGCGACTCGGAGATCGATTCGGGCCGCGCCGAGGCGAACGCGCGGGCCGGTGAGGTCGGCCAGCTGACCAACCAGCTCGCCGAGGCCGAGGCCCGGCTTTCCGATCTGCAGGCCGATGTCGAGCTGAAGCTCGAAGAGGCCAACAAGGCCATGGTCGACCTGCAGGCCGCGGAGGACGCCGCCGGTCAGGCCAAACAGGACGCGGACAACGCGCGCACGGAATCCGACGCGGCCGCGGCGGCCATCGAAAGCGCCCGCGCCGACCTGGACCGGTTCGTCGCCGGCAGCTACCAGCAGGGCAGCACGATCGGCTCGATCTCGGCCTATCTCGACTCGGACAGCCCGAAGAACCTGCTGGCCCGCGCGCAGCTGCTGGCCGCGGTCGGCGGCAGCCGGTTCGACGCGCTCAAGGGCATGGAGCGGGCGCAGACCGAGAAGGCGAACAAGGACTCGATCGCCCGCAAGAAGCTGGAGATCGCGCAGGAGAAGCAGGCCGAAGCCGAGCAGGCGAAGGGCAACGCGGACTCCGCGCAGACCGCCGCGATGCAGGCGCAGGACAGCCAGGCCGTGCGGAACACGCAGCTCGAAGCGGACAAGTCCAAGGTCGAGCAGCGGCTCTACGAAGCGCAGTCCGCGGTCAGCGGGCTGCAGGGGCAGCGGCAGCGCTACCAGGACTGGCAGGCGCAGAAGCAGCGCGAAGAGGAAGAAGCGGCCCGTCGCGCGGCCGAGGCGGCGTCGGCGTCCGATTCCGGCGGCGGAAACGACCGGCCTTCCAGCGGGTCGAACGGGGGAGCGCCGAGTCGCTCGAAGCCTTCGTCCGGCCCGGCTGGCGCGAGCCTGGAAGCGGTGATCGCCAGGGCGATGGCCCAGCGCGGGCTGCCCTACGCCTGGGGCGGCGGCAACGCCAGCGGCCCGACCCGCGGCATCCGCGACGGCGGGGTGGCCGACCGGTTCGGCGACTACCGCAAGATCGGCTTCGACTGCTCCGGCCTGATGATCTACGCCTTCGCCGGAGTGAAGGGACTGCCGCACTACAGCGGTTACCAGTACAACGCCGGGCGCAAGGTGCCGCTGTCCCAGATGCGGCGCGGGGACATGCTGTTCTGGGGCGGCCGCGGCGGGATCCACCACGTGGCGCTCTACCTCGGCAACGGGCAGATGGTCGAGGCGCCGCAGTCCGGTTCGGTGGTGAAGGTTTCCTCGGTGCGGTACGGCGGGATCATGCCGTACGCGACTCGCCTGATCGGTTGA
- a CDS encoding aconitate hydratase → MTAPASKDSFGARDTLKVGDASYEVFRLNKVEGAQRLPYSLKILLENLLRTEDGANITAEHIRALGGWDPSADPSIEIQFTPARVIMQDFTGVPCVVDLATMREAVTDLGGNPDKVNPLAPAELVIDHSVIIDVFGRADAFERNVEIEYERNRERYQFLRWGQGAFDEFKVVPPGTGIVHQVNIEHLARTVMSRNGQAYPDSCVGTDSHTTMVNGLGVLGWGVGGIEAEAAMLGQPVSMLIPRVVGFKLSGEIPTGVTATDVVLTITEMLRKHGVVGKFVEFYGDGVGAVPLANRATIGNMSPEFGSTAAIFPIDDETIRYLKLTGRSPEQVALVETYAKEQGLWHDASHEPTYSEYLELDLSTVVPSIAGPKRPQDRIELTDAKSSFRKSVHDYVEEQYPTPHTKVDEKVEESFPASDPAALSFADEDAVPVQSAANGSSGRPTKPVTVQSADRGEFVLDHGAVVIASITSCTNTSNPSVMLGAALLARNAVDRGLSVKPWVKTSMAPGSQVVTDYYNKAGLWPYLEKLGYHLVGYGCTTCIGNSGPLSDEISAAVQENDLTVVSVLSGNRNFEGRINPDVKMNYLASPPLVIAYALAGTMDFDFDEQPLGQDTEGNDVFLKDIWPTPQEIQETIDSSITQEMFTKDYADVFDGGERWKSLPTPEGKTFDWDAQSTYVRKPPYFDGMQAEPAPVRDISGARVLAKLGDSVTTDHISPAGAIKADSPAGKYLQEHGIERKDFNSYGSRRGNHEVMIRGTFANIRLRNQLLDDVQGGYTRDFTQEGAPQAFIYDAAQNYAANDIPLVVLGGKEYGSGSSRDWAAKGTSLLGVRAVITESFERIHRSNLIGMGVIPLQFPEGESIKSLGLDGTETFDIAGITKLNDGETPRTVKVTATKQDGTVVEFDAVVRIDTPGEADYYRNGGILQYVLRKMTA, encoded by the coding sequence GTGACTGCACCTGCCAGCAAGGACAGCTTCGGCGCTCGAGACACGCTGAAAGTCGGTGACGCCTCCTACGAGGTGTTCCGGCTGAACAAGGTCGAGGGCGCGCAGCGCCTTCCCTACAGCCTCAAGATCCTGCTCGAGAACCTGCTGCGGACCGAGGACGGCGCGAACATCACCGCCGAGCACATCCGCGCACTCGGTGGCTGGGACCCCAGCGCCGACCCGTCGATCGAGATCCAGTTCACCCCGGCCAGGGTGATCATGCAGGACTTCACCGGCGTGCCCTGCGTGGTCGACCTGGCCACCATGCGCGAGGCCGTGACCGACCTCGGCGGCAACCCCGACAAGGTCAACCCGCTCGCCCCCGCCGAGCTGGTCATCGACCACTCCGTGATCATCGACGTGTTCGGCCGCGCGGACGCCTTCGAGCGCAACGTGGAGATCGAGTACGAGCGCAACCGCGAGCGCTACCAGTTCCTGCGCTGGGGCCAGGGCGCCTTCGACGAGTTCAAGGTGGTCCCGCCGGGCACCGGCATCGTGCACCAGGTCAACATCGAGCACCTGGCCCGCACCGTGATGTCCCGCAACGGCCAGGCCTACCCCGACTCCTGCGTCGGCACCGACTCGCACACCACCATGGTCAACGGCCTCGGCGTGCTCGGCTGGGGCGTCGGCGGCATCGAGGCCGAGGCCGCCATGCTCGGCCAGCCGGTCTCCATGCTCATCCCGCGCGTGGTCGGCTTCAAGCTCTCCGGCGAGATCCCCACCGGCGTCACCGCCACCGACGTGGTGCTCACCATCACCGAGATGCTGCGCAAGCACGGTGTGGTCGGCAAGTTCGTCGAGTTCTACGGCGACGGCGTCGGCGCGGTGCCGCTGGCCAACCGCGCCACCATCGGCAACATGAGCCCGGAGTTCGGTTCCACCGCGGCGATCTTCCCGATCGACGACGAGACCATCCGCTACCTCAAGCTGACCGGCCGCTCCCCCGAGCAGGTCGCACTGGTCGAGACCTACGCGAAAGAGCAAGGGCTCTGGCATGACGCTTCGCACGAGCCGACCTACTCCGAGTACCTCGAGCTGGATCTGTCCACTGTGGTCCCCTCGATCGCCGGCCCGAAGCGGCCGCAGGACCGGATCGAGCTGACCGACGCCAAGTCCTCGTTCCGCAAGTCGGTGCACGACTACGTGGAGGAGCAGTACCCCACCCCGCACACCAAGGTGGACGAGAAGGTCGAGGAGAGCTTCCCGGCCAGCGACCCCGCGGCGCTCTCCTTCGCCGACGAAGACGCGGTACCCGTGCAGTCCGCGGCCAACGGCTCGTCCGGCAGGCCGACCAAGCCGGTCACCGTGCAGTCCGCGGACCGTGGCGAGTTCGTGCTGGATCACGGCGCCGTGGTGATCGCGTCGATCACCTCGTGCACCAACACCTCCAACCCGTCGGTGATGCTGGGCGCGGCGCTGCTCGCGCGCAACGCGGTGGACAGGGGACTCTCGGTCAAGCCGTGGGTGAAGACCTCGATGGCCCCCGGCTCCCAGGTCGTCACCGACTACTACAACAAGGCCGGGCTCTGGCCGTACCTGGAGAAGCTGGGCTACCACCTGGTCGGCTACGGCTGCACCACCTGCATCGGCAACTCCGGCCCGCTCTCCGACGAGATCTCCGCCGCGGTGCAGGAAAACGACCTGACCGTGGTCTCGGTGCTCTCCGGTAACCGGAACTTCGAGGGCCGGATCAACCCGGACGTGAAGATGAACTACCTCGCGTCGCCGCCGCTGGTGATCGCCTACGCGCTGGCCGGCACGATGGACTTCGACTTCGACGAGCAGCCGCTCGGACAGGACACCGAGGGCAACGACGTGTTCCTGAAGGACATCTGGCCGACCCCGCAGGAGATCCAGGAGACCATCGACTCCTCGATCACCCAGGAGATGTTCACCAAGGACTACGCGGACGTGTTCGACGGTGGCGAGCGCTGGAAGTCGCTGCCCACCCCGGAGGGCAAGACCTTCGACTGGGACGCGCAGTCCACCTACGTGCGCAAGCCACCGTACTTCGACGGCATGCAGGCCGAGCCCGCTCCGGTGCGGGACATCAGCGGCGCCCGCGTGCTGGCCAAGCTGGGCGACTCGGTCACCACCGACCACATCTCCCCGGCCGGTGCGATCAAGGCCGACTCCCCGGCCGGCAAGTACCTGCAGGAGCACGGCATCGAGCGCAAGGACTTCAACTCCTACGGCTCGCGGCGCGGCAACCACGAGGTGATGATCCGCGGCACCTTCGCCAACATCCGGCTGCGCAACCAGTTGCTGGACGACGTGCAGGGCGGCTACACCCGCGACTTCACCCAGGAAGGCGCTCCGCAGGCGTTCATCTACGACGCCGCGCAGAACTACGCCGCCAACGACATCCCGCTGGTCGTGCTCGGCGGCAAGGAGTACGGCTCCGGCTCGTCGCGCGACTGGGCGGCCAAAGGCACCTCGCTGCTGGGTGTGCGCGCGGTGATCACCGAGTCCTTCGAGCGGATCCACCGGTCGAACCTGATCGGCATGGGCGTCATCCCGCTGCAGTTCCCGGAGGGCGAGTCGATCAAGTCTCTCGGCCTGGACGGCACGGAGACCTTCGACATCGCCGGTATCACCAAGCTCAACGACGGTGAGACCCCGCGGACGGTCAAGGTGACCGCCACCAAGCAGGACGGCACCGTGGTCGAGTTCGACGCCGTGGTGCGCATCGACACCCCGGGCGAGGCGGACTACTACCGCAACGGTGGCATCCTGCAGTACGTCCTGCGCAAGATGACCGCCTAA
- a CDS encoding MgtC/SapB family protein — MTTLEMLLRIGSGVGLGAVIGFERQYRARMAGLRTNALVAIGSTLFVLLSAHGFGGLSGSGDADPTRVAAQIVSGIGFLGAGVILRDGLSVRGLNTAATLWCSAAVGALSGAGLYQVAGAGTVVVVGVNVALRALGRAVDRRPDTGDETPTHYNFHAVTKDDTEAHVRALLVQSLTRTDFRLLSVQSTDLPAAGSVEVRAELVGDQRDDAQMESAVSRLSLEPSVTSVRWQVREPLELGTPE; from the coding sequence ATGACCACTTTGGAGATGCTGCTCAGGATCGGCAGCGGAGTCGGCCTCGGTGCGGTGATCGGTTTCGAACGCCAGTACCGGGCCAGGATGGCGGGTCTGCGGACCAACGCGCTGGTCGCGATCGGTTCCACCCTGTTCGTGCTGCTTTCCGCGCACGGGTTCGGCGGGCTGTCCGGCAGCGGGGACGCGGACCCGACCAGGGTCGCCGCGCAGATCGTTTCCGGGATCGGTTTCCTCGGCGCCGGGGTGATCCTGCGGGACGGGCTGAGCGTGCGCGGCCTGAACACGGCGGCCACGCTGTGGTGCTCGGCCGCCGTCGGCGCGCTGTCCGGCGCCGGGCTGTACCAGGTCGCCGGTGCCGGCACGGTGGTCGTCGTCGGGGTGAACGTCGCGCTGCGGGCGCTCGGCCGCGCGGTGGACCGCCGCCCGGACACCGGCGACGAAACCCCGACGCACTACAACTTCCACGCGGTGACCAAGGACGACACCGAGGCGCACGTGCGGGCGCTGCTGGTGCAGTCGCTGACTCGCACCGACTTCCGGCTGCTGTCGGTGCAGAGCACGGACCTGCCGGCCGCCGGTTCGGTGGAGGTACGGGCCGAGCTGGTCGGCGACCAGCGCGACGACGCGCAGATGGAGTCGGCGGTGAGCAGGCTGAGCCTGGAGCCGTCGGTGACCAGCGTCCGCTGGCAGGTCCGCGAACCGCTGGAACTCGGCACTCCCGAATAA
- a CDS encoding alpha/beta hydrolase — MRTRALVGVLVAGTALLGLPVAAQAEQVAQADGPQAAQVGATPPVEWGPCAEGTVPPDQTGSFSCATYRVPIDHDDATLGTIDLGLLRRAATKPDQKVGSLFLNPGGPGGPGMTMPVSAASFFNPEVMDRFDLIGFDPRGVGTSNPLRCFTTAEDANDVFGAQVGVPVTRQEISGTLASYRDYGQFCERNGGALLHHMSTKDVVRDLDVLRAAVGDQKLNFVGFSYGTLIGSTYANMFPKNSRALVIDGNVDPALRTSDGLQYDRERARGFEVALDGFLAKCKEVAERCAFSPGQPREKFDELRTALREKPVTLPDGTEIDLSRFVGAVGGALYSPAAFISLAKDLQSLYDVLNPPDGQVQRFTAEDLPTLTKAVRGTKFDSLPDSPYNSDDSYLGVNCSDKKFGDDQEQVPSVAAAWEKESPTFGRSQAFSDPAGCPVWPVKDADAYRGPWNRSTENPVLVVGNFYDPATQYEFSKRMADQLGYSRLLSVDAFGHCILGDSAGVDKATADYLIDLKVPAPGQVFQPDVQPFTAPSGT, encoded by the coding sequence GTGCGCACGAGGGCACTGGTGGGGGTGCTCGTGGCAGGGACCGCGTTGCTCGGGCTGCCGGTCGCCGCGCAGGCCGAACAGGTCGCGCAGGCCGACGGCCCGCAGGCGGCACAGGTCGGCGCGACACCGCCGGTCGAATGGGGGCCGTGCGCGGAAGGCACCGTGCCGCCGGACCAGACGGGCTCGTTCAGCTGCGCCACCTACCGGGTGCCGATCGACCACGACGACGCGACGCTCGGCACCATCGACCTTGGTCTGCTCCGGCGGGCGGCGACCAAACCGGACCAGAAGGTCGGGTCGCTGTTCCTGAACCCCGGCGGGCCCGGCGGGCCGGGAATGACCATGCCGGTCTCCGCCGCGTCCTTCTTCAACCCCGAGGTAATGGACCGGTTCGACCTGATCGGCTTCGACCCGCGAGGGGTCGGCACGAGCAACCCCCTGCGCTGCTTCACCACCGCGGAGGACGCGAACGACGTGTTCGGCGCCCAGGTCGGCGTGCCGGTCACCAGGCAGGAGATCTCCGGCACGCTGGCGTCCTATCGCGACTACGGCCAGTTCTGCGAGCGCAACGGGGGCGCGCTGCTGCACCACATGTCCACAAAGGACGTGGTGCGGGATCTCGACGTGCTGCGCGCGGCGGTCGGTGACCAGAAGCTGAACTTCGTCGGCTTCTCCTACGGCACGCTGATCGGATCCACCTACGCGAACATGTTCCCGAAGAACTCCAGGGCGCTGGTGATCGACGGCAATGTGGACCCGGCGCTGCGGACCAGTGACGGCCTGCAGTACGACCGGGAGCGCGCCCGCGGTTTCGAGGTCGCACTGGACGGTTTCCTGGCCAAGTGCAAGGAGGTGGCCGAGCGCTGCGCGTTCAGCCCGGGGCAGCCGCGCGAGAAGTTCGACGAACTGCGCACCGCGCTGCGCGAAAAGCCGGTCACCCTGCCGGACGGCACCGAGATCGACCTGAGCAGGTTCGTCGGTGCGGTGGGCGGCGCGCTGTACTCACCGGCGGCGTTCATCTCACTGGCCAAGGATCTGCAGTCGCTCTACGACGTGCTGAACCCGCCGGACGGGCAGGTGCAGCGGTTCACCGCCGAAGACCTGCCGACGCTGACGAAAGCGGTCCGTGGCACCAAGTTCGACTCGCTGCCGGACAGTCCGTACAACTCGGACGACTCCTATCTCGGGGTGAACTGCTCGGACAAGAAGTTCGGCGACGACCAGGAGCAGGTGCCGTCGGTCGCGGCGGCCTGGGAGAAGGAGTCGCCCACCTTCGGTCGTAGCCAGGCGTTCTCGGACCCGGCCGGGTGTCCGGTGTGGCCGGTCAAGGACGCGGACGCCTACCGCGGCCCGTGGAACCGGTCCACCGAGAACCCGGTGCTGGTGGTGGGCAACTTCTACGACCCGGCCACCCAGTACGAGTTCTCCAAGCGGATGGCCGACCAGCTCGGCTATTCCCGGCTGCTGTCGGTGGACGCCTTCGGCCACTGCATCCTCGGTGACTCCGCCGGGGTGGACAAGGCCACCGCCGACTACCTGATCGACCTCAAGGTGCCTGCGCCGGGGCAGGTGTTCCAGCCGGACGTGCAGCCGTTCACCGCACCTTCTGGCACATAA
- a CDS encoding nitroreductase family deazaflavin-dependent oxidoreductase, giving the protein MKLAAGIVWADQRLHRASSGRLSLVAIAGLPSLRLTSTGRRSGLPRSNNLLYYPYGDQYVLTGSNWGKSSHPAWTFNLRAHPEASIALRGKQIAVRAREVKGPEYDELWRRLLEFWPGYAMERDAAGRELPIFILSREKSPGGLDQPFGR; this is encoded by the coding sequence ATGAAACTGGCGGCCGGCATCGTCTGGGCGGACCAGCGGCTGCACCGCGCGTCCAGCGGCCGGCTGAGCCTGGTCGCGATCGCCGGTCTGCCGTCGCTGCGGCTGACCAGTACCGGCCGGCGGAGCGGGCTGCCGAGGAGCAACAACCTGCTCTACTACCCGTACGGCGACCAGTACGTGCTGACCGGCTCCAACTGGGGGAAGTCCAGCCATCCGGCGTGGACTTTCAACTTGCGCGCGCATCCGGAAGCGAGTATTGCGCTGCGCGGCAAGCAGATCGCGGTGCGAGCCAGGGAGGTCAAGGGGCCGGAGTACGACGAGCTGTGGCGCCGGCTGCTCGAGTTCTGGCCGGGATACGCGATGGAGCGGGATGCCGCAGGACGAGAGCTGCCGATCTTCATCCTGTCTCGTGAAAAATCCCCCGGAGGTTTGGACCAGCCGTTCGGACGGTGA
- the egtD gene encoding L-histidine N(alpha)-methyltransferase codes for MSELDVHRHPDDITEALRTDVRAGLSATQKWLPSKWFYDARGSELFEEITALPEYYPTRAEREVLGREAAEIARVTGAHTLVELGSGSSEKTRLLLDGLRGHGSLETFVPLDVSESALADAVEAISADYPGLSVRGAIGDFTEHLDLLPGEQPRLVAFLGGTIGNLTPVERGKFLRSVRDVLAEGEWLLLGTDLVKNPETLVRAYDDAAGVTAEFNRNVLRVVNQRLGADFDPDGFEHESYWDAEAEWIEMRLRASADMLVRIPGAGMEVRFTEGEHIRTEISAKFRAGGIRGELADAGFDVERWWTDSGKLFGVSLARSIRA; via the coding sequence ATGAGCGAACTCGATGTGCACCGCCACCCGGACGACATCACCGAGGCGCTGCGGACCGACGTGCGTGCCGGGCTGTCCGCCACGCAGAAGTGGCTGCCGTCCAAGTGGTTCTACGACGCACGGGGGAGTGAGCTGTTCGAGGAGATCACCGCGCTGCCGGAGTACTACCCGACCCGCGCGGAGCGGGAGGTGCTGGGCAGGGAAGCCGCCGAGATCGCCAGGGTGACCGGTGCGCACACGCTGGTCGAGCTGGGATCCGGGTCGAGCGAGAAGACCAGGCTGCTGCTCGACGGGCTTCGCGGGCACGGGTCGCTGGAGACCTTCGTCCCGCTGGACGTGTCCGAGTCGGCGCTGGCCGACGCCGTCGAGGCGATCTCGGCCGACTATCCCGGCCTGAGCGTGCGCGGGGCGATCGGCGACTTCACCGAGCACCTCGACCTGCTCCCGGGAGAGCAGCCGAGACTGGTCGCCTTCCTCGGTGGCACGATCGGCAACCTGACCCCGGTCGAACGGGGCAAGTTCCTGCGCTCGGTGCGTGATGTGCTGGCCGAGGGGGAATGGCTGCTGCTGGGTACCGACCTGGTGAAGAACCCGGAGACGCTGGTCCGCGCGTACGACGACGCGGCCGGGGTGACCGCGGAGTTCAACCGGAACGTGCTGCGGGTGGTCAACCAGCGGCTCGGGGCGGACTTCGACCCCGACGGGTTCGAGCACGAGTCCTACTGGGACGCCGAGGCGGAATGGATCGAGATGCGGCTCCGGGCCAGTGCGGACATGCTGGTGCGCATTCCCGGCGCGGGCATGGAAGTGCGCTTCACCGAAGGAGAGCACATCCGCACCGAGATCTCCGCCAAGTTCCGGGCCGGCGGGATCCGCGGCGAGCTCGCGGACGCCGGGTTCGACGTCGAGCGCTGGTGGACCGATTCGGGGAAACTCTTCGGGGTGTCTTTGGCAAGATCCATCCGTGCGTAA
- the egtC gene encoding ergothioneine biosynthesis protein EgtC: MCRHLGYLGVPRAPAELVLDAPHSLLRQSYAPADMRAGGTVNADGFGLGWQTEDGATARYRKPSPIWTDQSLPELARSLRLGSFVAAVRSGTEGMPVNEAACAPFADGPWLFSHNGVVRGWPDSVAPLAERLPVTDLVRLEAPTDSALLWALLRDRLSQGVDPVRAVTDLVTEVEEAAPGSRLNLLLTDGSLLVATAWTHALSVLRTDEAVVVASEPLDADPGWTPVPERHAVIVQREPAYKVEFLPLNADRSL, encoded by the coding sequence ATGTGCCGCCATCTGGGGTACCTCGGTGTACCGCGCGCGCCTGCCGAACTGGTCCTGGACGCGCCGCATTCCCTGCTGCGCCAGTCCTACGCCCCGGCCGACATGCGCGCCGGTGGCACCGTGAACGCGGACGGCTTCGGCCTCGGCTGGCAGACCGAGGACGGTGCCACGGCCCGGTACCGCAAGCCGAGTCCGATCTGGACCGACCAGTCGCTGCCGGAGCTGGCCAGGTCACTGCGGCTCGGCTCGTTCGTGGCCGCGGTGCGCTCGGGCACCGAGGGCATGCCGGTCAACGAGGCCGCCTGCGCGCCGTTCGCGGACGGGCCGTGGCTGTTCAGCCACAACGGCGTGGTGCGGGGCTGGCCGGACTCGGTCGCCCCGCTCGCGGAGCGGCTGCCGGTGACCGACCTGGTGCGGCTGGAGGCGCCGACCGATTCGGCGTTGCTCTGGGCGCTGCTGCGGGACCGCCTGAGCCAGGGCGTGGACCCGGTGCGGGCGGTCACCGACCTGGTCACCGAGGTGGAAGAGGCGGCCCCCGGTTCGCGGTTGAACCTGCTGCTCACCGACGGGTCGCTGCTGGTGGCCACCGCCTGGACACACGCGTTGTCGGTGTTGCGTACCGATGAAGCGGTGGTGGTCGCTTCGGAGCCGCTGGACGCCGACCCCGGCTGGACGCCGGTGCCGGAGCGGCATGCGGTGATCGTCCAGCGCGAACCGGCCTACAAGGTCGAATTCCTTCCCCTCAACGCCGATCGGAGCCTGTGA
- the egtB gene encoding ergothioneine biosynthesis protein EgtB, with protein MPIREAVNPLRELSRENLRAHAAEALTRARARSTVLTDAVDDEELTRQHSRLMSPLVWDLAHIGSQEELWLVRDVGGREPLRPDIDELYDAFKHARADRPALPLLGPAQARAYVGEVRAKALEVLEKAPLEGRRLTEAAFAFGMITQHEQQHDETMLATHQLRKGDPVLHAPAPPGRRTGRVPAEVLVPGGPFVMGTTAEPWALDNERPAHEIDVTAFVIDTFPVTNGQYTEFLEAGGYGQRRWWSEAGWDYLRAHEITAPRFWQREQDGWWRTRFGVYERVPAEQPVVHVSYYEAEAYAAWAGKRLPTEPEWEKAARFDPATGQSRRFPWGNEEPSTEQANLGQRHLSPAEVGAYPAGASPLGVHQLIGDVWEWTGTDFHGYPGFSAFPYREYSEVFFGPDYKVLRGGSFGTDAAAVRGTFRNWDYPIRRQIFAGFRCARNVRPSERS; from the coding sequence ATGCCTATCCGTGAAGCTGTGAACCCGCTGCGCGAGCTGAGCCGGGAGAACCTGCGCGCCCACGCCGCGGAGGCACTGACCAGGGCACGGGCTCGCAGCACCGTGCTCACCGACGCGGTGGACGACGAGGAGTTGACCCGTCAGCACTCCAGGCTGATGTCGCCGCTGGTCTGGGACCTCGCGCACATCGGCAGCCAGGAAGAACTCTGGCTGGTCCGCGATGTTGGCGGCCGTGAGCCGCTGCGCCCGGACATCGACGAGCTGTATGACGCGTTCAAGCACGCGCGGGCGGACCGGCCGGCGCTGCCGCTGCTCGGGCCGGCGCAGGCCCGAGCCTACGTCGGCGAAGTGCGGGCGAAAGCGTTGGAGGTACTGGAAAAGGCCCCGCTGGAGGGGCGGCGGCTGACCGAGGCCGCGTTCGCCTTCGGCATGATTACCCAGCACGAGCAGCAGCACGACGAGACCATGCTGGCCACCCACCAGCTGCGCAAGGGCGACCCGGTGCTGCACGCACCCGCGCCGCCGGGCAGGCGAACCGGCCGGGTGCCTGCCGAGGTGCTGGTGCCCGGTGGCCCGTTCGTGATGGGCACCACCGCCGAGCCGTGGGCGCTGGACAACGAACGGCCGGCGCACGAGATCGACGTGACCGCGTTCGTGATCGACACCTTTCCGGTCACCAACGGCCAGTACACCGAGTTCCTCGAAGCCGGCGGTTACGGTCAGCGCCGCTGGTGGAGCGAAGCGGGCTGGGATTACCTGCGGGCGCACGAGATCACCGCGCCGCGGTTCTGGCAGCGCGAGCAGGACGGCTGGTGGCGTACCCGGTTCGGCGTCTACGAGCGGGTCCCGGCCGAGCAGCCGGTGGTGCACGTGTCGTACTACGAGGCAGAGGCATATGCGGCATGGGCGGGCAAGCGGCTGCCGACCGAGCCGGAGTGGGAGAAGGCGGCCAGGTTCGATCCCGCGACCGGGCAGTCGCGGCGTTTCCCTTGGGGCAACGAGGAACCGAGTACGGAACAGGCCAATCTCGGGCAGCGACACCTGAGCCCGGCCGAGGTCGGCGCCTACCCGGCCGGCGCGTCCCCGCTCGGCGTGCACCAGCTGATCGGGGACGTGTGGGAGTGGACCGGCACCGACTTCCACGGCTACCCGGGTTTCAGCGCCTTCCCCTATCGCGAGTACTCCGAGGTGTTCTTCGGGCCGGACTACAAGGTGCTGCGCGGTGGCTCGTTCGGCACCGACGCGGCGGCGGTCCGCGGCACCTTCCGCAACTGGGACTACCCGATCCGGCGGCAGATCTTCGCCGGGTTCCGCTGTGCCAGGAACGTCCGGCCGAGTGAGCGGAGCTGA